TGCTTCTTTTACTGGTTGAGATAAATAAGTTGGGTAAACATAAGGTTGCACTAGTAAAGTTGGATCCTAGTAGGGTCATATTATTTGTTACTTCTATCAAATTTAATAATTTAGCAGTTGTTGGTGATACCAAGTTTCCCAAAATTGGCCCGAACCATCTGGTTCGGTGTGTACTGTACTGAACCGGTGCGGAACCAGGTTGCTAAGGGTGATTGATTTGGGGCTCGACAGGAACCGGTCCAAaacgaagaagaagaggagaaaaggcCTTTCCAACCACTTCTTCTCCTTTTGAACTTCAAGGCTTAGGAGTGCAGGTGGGTGAGGAAAAGAAGGGGTAGGAGGGATTGTGTAGGTCGGCAGGTCATATCAAAGAAGTTGAATGGTAaaatcttctttcctttcttctctcctttttccttttaagcCTAAAATAGGCCAAAAATTGCTAAAACAAAGGAAGATTATGTCATTGTTTTTAAGACTATGGCATGATTTCATGACATACCGTAAATCCAAGGGTGGTCTATGCACTGAAGAAGAAATCGTGTTTCTTCGTTGATCttctaaaataataaaagttGCTTGAAAATTTTAGAAATGGTAGCATATCTAGGGTGTGCAtgttgcttttctttcttttttttttgtggcagCAATTTATTAAATTTGGGTATTGGTTATGGCTACCCAAACCAGCTCATTCTTTCAATAGCTAATACTATTGTACTTTTATCTTTCAGCTTCCTCGGATGCTGGAAACTGATGCTGTTGCTCGGTATTATGGTCTTCAGAAGGGACAAGTTGTGAAGGTGACGTATGATGGAGAACTTACTCGGTCTCATGTCACTTACCGCTGTATCATGTGACACTAACTTGtataaatctaaccaatggtagTTCTGCAATGTGTTGTTTGTTTCTAACTCTGTATGTCACAAGGATTGCTAGCTTGAATTgactcatttttttaaaaaattggtaCTAATCGTTCATGTTTTACTTGCTAAGTTTTCTGTCTTTGTTAGTTCATTATCTGGTTCTTGCTCCATAGGGAAATGCTGACAAACCAATAGGGATGTCACTTAAGTTTCTGAACTTTTTTTATGACCACAATCTTCTATTGGACAATCTGTTTATTTACCAGATTTCGCTCCATTCTGTACATGTGCTTGTTAACTATTCTGCATATGATTATTAACTTAAATTTGATCGTCCAGAATTCCTGGAAATGTGACATAGTATAAACTCTATCTCATTTTCGACTGTTGGTGCTGTTCTTTCTTATCTATATTTGGATTGTCCTTTAAATGCAATATATAATTTAAGATATTATATATGTTGGTTAAAATTATGATggtgctttcatttcataattgtaATAATAGCTGTTACTTGAGCCATGAAATACATTACATATGTGCAGTGTAATCCCTATTATGATCTATACGAAATcaacaaatattcaaatccaTCTGCCCTTTTTAGTATATGACTAATTTCAAATATGAGAGGATTATTTCCAATCTGTTATTCTAATGCATCTACTTATATATGCACATCTTTACTCATTAGATAGCCAACCTAATGCGTTTTGTCTCTATTAAAATCTCTATAACATGATTTACTCAATCCTTCATTTGTGGCCCTTGCATTTATATCCTGCTATAGTACAATCATGCGCCTATTTATGAAACGTATTATGCATATCCCATATATTaacaaaattatatttctattttctcaacaaaaaaaaagaaaacttattTACTAGGCCCTTTTTAAGAGAATAAAGCAAAACAAGTTCAACAATATGAGATTAGATTGTAGTCATCAACTATCTCTCTCTCGCTATCACACTTATCCACATTCTCTTACGTATATTGCACCTGTCGCTGGTGCATGATAGCCCCATGTAGTGGAGGCGGATGGGTGAGTTTTAAGCCTGAAGGTGTGAATGGGCGACCATATCCCTACTCCGGATGACTTGGTTTTGGAATTGTATGGTGACAAAATTTAATCGATCAGAAGTGAGAGACGCCGGTGGAGCGAAAGAGAACGAGAAGACCATAAGATCTCATTTTGGCACGACTTGGAAACAGAAGAGGTGGAGCCAACGTCAGAGAATCTCGAGCGCGGATTGGGTGCGCCCCCACCACTTTTGCTTCCATCCCGCCAGGCCTATCGCAATTTGATGTGATCttggaaaatatatatatattttttaactggTTTATTCGTTTCCTTAAAAGATCGAAATAAGCTTAGGAAATCTATAACAAGTTTCATAAAAAACTTTTTGGTAATTAGAATGTTTtcaattcttttatgatttttttttgccaccaaataattttttatagatAAATAGCTGGGTTAGATCATGAGAATCAACTTGCGATCTTGCATGGTTAAAGAGTGTGGACTGAATCTTTTTAAAGCTGCAAATGTGTTGGGTTGGCTTATGAACTAACTCGAGCTGATCCATTTTTACCTGATTCGATCCATTTTTAAAATTGGACCCATTCAACATCCTAAGTAAGTTCTTGGTTTTGTGAACTTTAGCCTAATCTGTATGTTATTTAGTTTCTATAATAGTTACCTAACATGGCTCGATTCGATCTTTAACATGTGAAATAAAAGCCAGTCTCACCCTCAATCTCACTACCCACCCTTAACCCCTCGAAGGTTGTAAGCTCCCTTTCCTAACGAGCACCCATGTCCTTTGAATCTACCCATAGACCCGGCCATCTGGCAATGTTGACCTTCTTGACGGTCTACTTCCTGCTCCCATAGTCTTTCTCATCTCTACATCGCATGCACTATCCTAGTTTCTACCAATAGTACTCCTTCTATGAGAGCCTATTTTATTTGGTCCTAAACTGGCCTGGGTTTTCCTGGACCAGCCGTTTGGGTTGCTTAGCATGCGCCCATCACTTGAGACGGAGGAGGAAGACTCTCGATAGGAGTCATCTTCCTCCCCGAGTTCATTAAAGAAAAGGGGATCCGAGGTCACATCAGACTCTGGCAATACTTAGGATTTGATCTATAAAAAGcctttctctctttcctctaaCCATCGTGCCTCCAAACCCCCAATCAATCTCTGATGAAAATCGATTGAAATACTCTTGGTTTCTATCGAGCATTCTCGGCCAAGTAACCGTTTGGAAAATCACTTAGATTCCTTTGTTGCATTCTCCCTTGTTGCATTCTCCAATAGTAAGAACTCccctccattctctctctctctttctctctatctcttcccctctttctcacatgttctctctcttttaacCTTGACCACCACCAATGGTCTCCGTCTTTACAATCAATGACTTGAACCGACCTAGATTGGGAGATCCGATCCAAACAACTTGCTGGGTCTAAATAATTCTCCATGGACCTGACCCGATCTTCTTTGGACATagacaaaaaaaaagtataaataagaaaaaaagaagaactttctctttttttaggtGAAATACCGGCCAGAGACAGACCTTAACCCTTCTTTGACAGACTTTGTGCTCCTAGACTAGATCAGAAAGAAGCCACATACATAAAAGAATGAATCAGAGCACAAGGGACTGATTATCTTTTCTTCTTAGTTAGCTTCcaaagaagacgaagaagatGGTGTAAAAACTTTTCTTAAAAAACAAAGGTGGATGAAAGCTAAGCCAACCGAATGAAATAGCAAGCCTATCGGATTGTAGCTAAGTCTAAAATTAAGACAAACTGAGGTGGATCGAGGGGTCAAGCGATCCAATCTAAGGCCCTAAATATCCCATTGGCTTGATTTTTCATCtaagaaaaagataattaaGATTTTATACGCTATTAACAGTCGGCCCAACAACCACATCCAACCGACTACCGCCCTTGGctcttatttaaaaaaaaataatatataaaatagaaAGAGCCAAAAATGAGAAGGACAAAGGCATGTTGTTTAAAGTGAAATCTACGAGTCAATTTAACGGATCTTGGGTGGCGAATAAGACATATGACTTGCAAGGAGACAGCAAAAGAGGGGTCAGCAgagcgcgagagagagagaagaaaagaagggaaaggAAGGGGCGGCATGGTCACTTTCTTGCTCTCCAATTCAAAGTTATAGTGGGTCAATTGAGGAGGATTCCATGGAAGATATGGAGGAGATCTGGTCGGATCATGCTTTCCATGAGGTGGGATTTGGGGAGGATGGGACCCGTCATGCAGAAAACATCCATATAACCATCCCCACTCTCCCTCCTCGTATTCTATTACTCCCTCTTTTTCCtcgatcatcatcatcatcatcttcttcttcttcttcttcttcttcttcctgagAGTAGTCAGCCACCATGGCTGTCGTTGCTACGGAGACTCAGTTCCGTGTCTTAGCTGTGGATGACAACCTTCTTGACAGAAAGTTGATCGAGAGGCTCCTCAAGACCTCATCATACCAAGGTATTctcatgaggaaaaagaaaaatagaaatgtATTTAGTATTTGTTTCTTTCATAAAGCTGATGTTTTGTTTTTTCTACTGTTTTTGTTAAGTTACCACGGTAGATTCTGGGAGCAAAGCTTTGCAATACCTGGGTCTGCAGGATGATCAGATCAATTCACCTTCTGTTTCTTCTGACCAGCATGTATGGTTTTTTTAGGCCCTCCCATGTCTttcactgttttttttttcctttttattatgAACAGCTAGATGCTTGGTGGAGTGGTGATTGATGAATTGGATTTGCTTTGTTGCTTTTGCCTTCAGGATATAAATTTGGTTATCACAGACTACTGCATGCCTGAAATGACAGGCTATGATCTTCTCAAGAAGATTAAGGTACCTATCATTGTTGTTTGGATCAacagcccttttttttttaaagtaaaagATAGTCTCCCATGAATAGTCCTTGTttgttattcttttattttgatatgGAGAAATTGTTTAGTCTGGTTTTGGCATTACTTGTGGAAGAAAGGGCTCATGAGGATTATCTGATTGCtgaattaggagtcatcttctcTGAAAGACATCCCAGTTGTAATCATGTCATCTGAGAATATGCCTTCCAGGATCAACAGGTGAGCATAATATCTCCTTTTGCGATTTTGTATAATTTCTGCAATCTTTGGGTATATttcagaagagaaaaaaaaaaaagaggagatagttttcttatataaaaaatatttcgcTACTATGATTCCTCCTAAAATTTTAACAACTTATATTGTGTTGCAATCAGGAAGAATGAAAAAGTAGTAAGAATCGAAGAGATTTTTAGTGTGACAGGGGGTCTCTTTTTCTCCTTTCATGCCATATCTGGAAGAACTATTTTGATGTGAAATATTCCCACTTTTCAAGTTAGTAATCTGTTTGATGGATACTAAAGAATGCATCAAAATTTTATGCTCTTCCTAACTCATTAACTTTTCTGATAAGAGAATAAAGAGAAAAGCTTTAAGTCAGATAAATCTGGGGTCTTTTCTCCTCTCTGTTGCCAATCTCAATCATCCAATATTCCAACGAGAACTAAATCAAACAAAAGTGATTGGGGTATCAGCTGTCATATCGTATTTATGGCTTCAAAGATGCCTGTGAATTTCTTTAGCCAAATTGGTAAGGAAGCCCTTCCAAACTATTCCTTCTGAAATCTTTTTCTAACTCCTGCTCTGTTTCTGACCTACTGGGACAAGAAGAATGATAGGATTAAAACATCAACATGTAAATTTTTTGAGCCTAATTGGTAATAAAAGCCCTTCTTCCAAACTGTTTAAGTTGTCTTCGTATCAAGAGGTAATGGTCCGATGGGTACTTTTTCTGGCCagatgcttggaaggaggagcAGAAGAATTCTTTCTTAAGCCTGTACAGCTATCAGATATGAACAGGCTCAAACCCCATATACTGAGAGGGAAACATAAAGAGCAGCATCAGCAGCAGGTGCTGCAGAACAACAATAACACCAGCAGAAATAATAACAGCAACAAAAGAAAGGCTATGGATGATGAAATTTCACCTAAGATGACAAGACCAAGATTCTCGAGCAGCCTGACAGTATTGTGATttcttatattattattttcttctttttcttttttgagtagACCCTTTAAAAGTTCTACTTTCTCCactatttttcttcttgatctAAGATTACGGGATTTGCTTAAGAAGAATTAATTATAGGGAAATACTTGCATGTAATGTAATGGATTCTAATTTTGTCTTGGAATCAGAACTGCCAATAACTTAGAGGGAGATGTAAGAAATAATTGCAGCAAAGGAGAATGATGGAAAGTTGTAATGGAAGGCTGGGTATTGGAAGCAGTGGATGCCTTGCACTACTGAAGTTACTTGTGTCATCCTGATAATGAGCAAAACTGTTTCTTCTCAGAAAGATAACAAGAAACTCTTATTTTTGAGCTGTTGCATGGAGGCTTGTTTATATCATGGTTTTAGTTAGGCTTATGAGTCTCCACCCCTGCCTTTTCCACTTCACACCTGCACTCTAATTACTCTCCATGAGGAACTTTTCGAGCAGACTGATTCGAAATTCTGCCTATCTTCATTAAGTAAATGAAGCAAGGTACAGTAATGTCCTCTTGGAAAAGGATACTGGATTCCATGACCAAATATTACATTCTTGTTCTCTCTCTAGGACATTCGGAAGGAGAGTGCTAGGTAGAAAGCATATTAGGAAGAGCTGCTCCTAGAGCAGTGGTCTCTTTGTTTTAAAGAGATACATCCATTACATTGTCCAAGGTGACCAAGTCAAGCCCAGTATGGAAGAGGCCAGGCTTTAGAGACATTCTTCTTGGATGTATAAATCCTGGCAACGCTCCCACCAATTCCCAGGAGTATTGTGCATATTGGCATGCAAATAAATGGGAGGATTTAACAGACTAATGCTTGTCGTCAGTCCATCTTTGctataacaacccaagacctcacccaaaatggctagccagaagatattatttgggttccttgattctgtataaatattcaagatctattcagcgaataaccgatgtgggactaaacacacgcccatacAGGTCCTCACATTCACATTGGCTGGTCTTGGTTGCATGAGTGGGTAATGCTTTGCAGAATGCTTGCTAGCTCTCTCAACTCTTCTAATGCAAGTTCAGAAAAACAGAGGGTGGGGTTTATCTACCATTTAGAGAGAAGATCTCTGCTGAAATCAGCCACATGTAATAATATTCCAAGCCCTCCTTTCCTATCTCTGCAAAGATTTTTCCGATTGACCATATTTAAGATTAGAGAGGAAGTAGACTTGCCACACCAAGGGAACTTCTTCTCAGCCTGTCAATTTTAAACAACAACTAgggtagaaaaacaaacagggaCATGTAGTATATAGCCAAGATAGATAGAACGGAATTCTCAGCTTGAACAAGGTTTTCATCTTGACCGAGTTCACCAAGATCCCAGTTTGTACCGTCACCTTTTTATTTCAGTTGATATAAACTGATATAAACTCATCTTGACCTCTCTTTTTCCCCAACTTTCTGGCTAAATAAATGACATGAAAGATAGATAAAAATGAGTCTGCTTGAATGTTGGAAGGCATGAGAACTGTAATCCATGGCTGTGATCGCCTGCAAACAAGTTGGCAGAGGGAGTCCAACATGTGTTATGGATCTGGTGCAAGACTTATGTGAAGTGTTTTGGGATCAATCGAGAGCATGTCCTCTACACGACGTACGGGACCAGTGTCGGCCATGGTCTCATGCAGTCACTGGTGACAACTACTTAACCTAAAATTCGGCCCTTATCAAGGGGCCAGGAGGCACGTCGTGTGCTGATAAGCGTATTCGCCATGCATGGGGGAATATTGGAACAGCTCCCATTCACACCATCCATGTCTCCATCAGGGCACGCCTTCTTAGATTTGGTGCGTCCTCTAATCATATGACCTCTTTCCGAGTTTGCCTCGCCCAGAGAATGATGCCACCTAGGGGCCAGGTCCAATGGAAATGGTAGGCAGTGAACGCAAGATCGGGTTATACGGATCGACTCGATTGAGCAAGTTAAAATTCCAGATTTGAATCCTACTTGTTTATTAACCGGTAACCCGACTTAGATCCGCataacttatttattaaacaggtcaagtTGGATTGAACGGATTTTTAATGGATTAAATGAATTTAATTGATTAAGCGGATTAGGTTAAACAAATTAGAAATATTAAATAACTTTAGAaacaagttaaataaattttaaacaaTTAAATGGGTCAGATAATGACCTGATCTActtattaaacaggtctaaacaagtTAAACAAGTCAAAAGTCTAAATCGAAACCCaacccatttaataaacagataTAGATGAGTTGATCCGTTGCGGTTTATGATCGAAATATGTTTATATCAATCTCAAATCTGCTTAAAGCGAACCATTCGTGGACCGGATTGATAGATCGGATCATAAATTACtatccttaataaaaataaaaaagtaaattacaaaaactctATCAAAATTTACGTTTATTACATTTGTATTCAACAGTTTGTGAACCTACACTTATACCTATCAAATAAACGGTATTAGTGTATCCCTCTACCTCAAAGCCAAAACTACTCCACGAGAGAAAAGGATTTCAGTTGGTACGCTAGAAGTATCAAGTCCACCATCAAAATACGATTGAAGTTGAGAGGCAGGCCGCCGAATTTTCACAACCTATGGATCCAGTGGAGAGATAATAGAAGAGCAGGTGATCAGCTTCTTGCATCCATTTGTTAGGAAATATGGTGAGAACGAAATGcaagaatctttctttgaatgcttcGTTCCATTCATTCAATCCTTGGGAAGACAATTCACACATTTCTATCTTTGGCACCATCTGTGCAAGTGATTTCttattctcttcctcttctcccctGTAAATTCTGTTCCTTCTTCTGTTTGTCAATATTTTTTCTGATCTTGATATAAACTTGTGGAAGCTGCTGCTACCTCCAttcacataaaaaataaaaataaaaaggagacAATATTAAACGTTGAACCACCAATAGATGTTCAACGATTCTACGAATTCttaaaaattcatcctttataagaaactagaaaaatatatgacaaaattatgaATTACACAAGAACAGCAGGATCGAGGAAAGAAACAAATTCCTATTTGATCGTTACACAGACAAGTATTAGAAGTTTATCACCAAAAGCATCCAACATGcaatgcttgaagacaaattaaGCAGTCCATGCAATATGATGATCTTCTATGCTGGTCTTGTAACATTGTAAATGCCCACAAAAGGCATTGCTATAGACCCAATCCATAACCTCCCATACCTCTCTTCCACCTCACTAATAGCCCTCATTGCCCTTCCACCAAATCCTTCCAAAACCTGTCCATCTTCGCTCAACCTCAGTGCAGATGCCTTCCCACTCCTCCAGTTTAAGAATGAAGACAACCTCTGGAGGTCAACCGAGGCCTTAAGGAGAGCGTCGCACAGCCAAGGCTCAGAGAGGACCCACTGTACAAGCTTTGTTCTCTTGGAATGGAGAGCCACCCAGAAGCCTCCTCGTGGGCTCCGCTTGATGTTATCCGGGAATCCTGGGAGTTGGGCAATGACTTC
The Phoenix dactylifera cultivar Barhee BC4 chromosome 3, palm_55x_up_171113_PBpolish2nd_filt_p, whole genome shotgun sequence DNA segment above includes these coding regions:
- the LOC103720726 gene encoding two-component response regulator ORR4-like isoform X2, whose translation is MAVVATETQFRVLAVDDNLLDRKLIERLLKTSSYQVTTVDSGSKALQYLGLQDDQINSPSVSSDQHDINLVITDYCMPEMTGYDLLKKIKESSSLKDIPVVIMSSENMPSRINRKNEKVVRIEEIFSVTGGLFFSFHAISGRTILM
- the LOC103720726 gene encoding two-component response regulator ORR9-like isoform X1, which produces MAVVATETQFRVLAVDDNLLDRKLIERLLKTSSYQVTTVDSGSKALQYLGLQDDQINSPSVSSDQHDINLVITDYCMPEMTGYDLLKKIKESSSLKDIPVVIMSSENMPSRINRCLEGGAEEFFLKPVQLSDMNRLKPHILRGKHKEQHQQQVLQNNNNTSRNNNSNKRKAMDDEISPKMTRPRFSSSLTVL
- the LOC103720726 gene encoding two-component response regulator ORR4-like isoform X3, which translates into the protein MAVVATETQFRVLAVDDNLLDRKLIERLLKTSSYQVTTVDSGSKALQYLGLQDDQINSPSVSSDQHDINLVITDYCMPEMTGYDLLKKIKESSSLKDIPVVIMSSENMPSRINSSMVGMTPITLETPARFDVETF